A single Pseudomonas brassicacearum DNA region contains:
- a CDS encoding TetR/AcrR family transcriptional regulator, which produces MSSTDEHSQSSPRRRLSRHDRQRQLLDVAWRLVREAGSDALTLARLADQAGVTKPIVYDHFITRSGLLAALYQDFDARQTALMDAALDASDATLQSRASVIACSYVECVLLQGREIPGVIAALTSSPELERIKREYEGIFLDKCRAVLEPFAGTKGITQAGLRAMLGAAEALSNAAATGEISAHEAKEELLVSIVAMVTRTVETSSS; this is translated from the coding sequence ATGTCAAGCACTGACGAACATTCGCAGTCTTCACCCCGTCGTCGTTTATCCCGGCATGACCGGCAACGACAATTGCTGGATGTCGCCTGGCGACTGGTGCGCGAGGCGGGCAGCGACGCCCTGACGCTGGCTCGGTTGGCGGACCAGGCGGGGGTGACCAAGCCCATCGTCTACGACCACTTCATCACCCGGTCCGGGTTGCTGGCGGCGCTGTACCAGGATTTCGACGCCCGCCAGACCGCGCTGATGGACGCGGCCCTGGACGCGAGCGACGCCACCCTGCAAAGCAGGGCTTCGGTGATTGCTTGTTCCTACGTCGAGTGTGTGCTGTTGCAAGGCCGAGAGATTCCCGGGGTGATCGCGGCGTTGACCAGCTCGCCGGAACTGGAACGCATCAAGCGGGAATACGAGGGAATTTTCCTCGACAAGTGCCGCGCCGTGCTGGAACCGTTCGCCGGCACGAAGGGCATCACCCAGGCCGGTTTGCGGGCGATGCTGGGGGCGGCAGAGGCCCTGTCCAATGCTGCTGCCACCGGGGAGATCAGCGCTCACGAGGCGAAGGAAGAGCTGCTGGTCAGTATCGTTGCGATGGTGACCAGGACCGTCGAGACCTCTTCAAGCTGA
- a CDS encoding NAD(P)H-dependent oxidoreductase → MHALIVIAHHDPRSLTHSLAGEIAEGITRANPANTLEIADLAAEGFDPRFSFADHAVHHREAAPPADVLAEQARIDRADALVLVYPIYWWSMPALLKGWIDRVFSNGWAFDFSLDKPFAQQLQHLRVHLVAVGGADADSFQRHGYGEAMTTQIDHGIFDYCGARVVSSQRLLESETADPHLHLQAARVIGQRLFATLDETTHGPIATACA, encoded by the coding sequence ATGCATGCACTCATCGTCATTGCCCATCACGACCCACGCTCCCTCACCCACAGCCTGGCCGGAGAAATCGCCGAGGGCATTACCCGCGCCAACCCCGCCAATACGCTCGAGATCGCCGACCTGGCCGCCGAAGGCTTCGATCCGCGTTTCAGTTTTGCCGACCATGCGGTCCACCATCGCGAGGCCGCGCCGCCTGCGGATGTGCTGGCCGAGCAAGCCAGGATCGACCGTGCCGATGCGTTGGTGCTGGTCTATCCGATTTACTGGTGGTCCATGCCGGCGTTGCTCAAGGGCTGGATCGACCGGGTGTTTTCCAACGGCTGGGCGTTCGATTTCAGCCTCGACAAGCCGTTTGCCCAACAACTGCAGCACTTGCGGGTGCACTTGGTGGCAGTCGGTGGCGCCGATGCCGACAGCTTTCAGCGCCACGGCTACGGCGAGGCGATGACCACGCAGATCGACCATGGCATTTTCGATTACTGCGGCGCCCGCGTGGTGAGTTCCCAACGTTTGCTCGAATCGGAAACCGCCGATCCGCACCTGCACTTGCAGGCCGCTCGCGTCATCGGCCAGCGGTTATTTGCAACGCTCGACGAGACCACGCACGGGCCAATCGCCACTGCCTGCGCTTGA
- a CDS encoding L,D-transpeptidase family protein, with translation MFKKSACYLSLLLLTAPLVATAEDSDPALVQTTLAQLAVTCPGVVADGDFPTLLDLQAFYQQNAGQEVWSDDERRRTLQVQLQQLADDGLDPASYGLPAQGADQGGHCVDIATSQRYLQALHDLRFGYLPQDRLEPVWRANPPPQDHQAVVLAIAGLGLQNVADAFEQARPNLDLYRNLRDLYARLRQQPLSNWQPVPGGPLLQPDKQDARVPALAQRLFNEGYLSAPPLLSDEHYSPTLVDAMKSFQAQHSLQADGVVGPWTVTELNISPAMRREQLRINLERMRWLAQDVETDSVLVNVAAAQLTVYRGGAPVWQTRTQVGRAQRQTPLLKSHITRLTLNPSWTVPPTIMREDKLPEIRRDPEFLRRNNLRILDSDGLPLQAEDVDWDHPGNLMLRQDPGPKNPLGKMAIRFPNPFSVYLHDTPSQALFSKGPRAFSSGCVRIEQAMHLRDLLVSPAERARTDTLLATETTHEFRLARPVPILLGYWTVQADSQGQAMYIPDIYGRDARLSAAHGRAL, from the coding sequence TTGTTCAAAAAGTCCGCATGTTACCTGAGCCTTTTATTGCTCACTGCGCCATTGGTCGCGACAGCCGAAGATAGCGATCCGGCACTCGTGCAGACCACATTGGCGCAATTGGCGGTCACTTGCCCGGGCGTGGTGGCGGACGGCGACTTTCCGACGTTGCTCGACTTGCAGGCGTTCTATCAGCAAAACGCAGGCCAGGAAGTCTGGTCGGACGACGAACGACGCAGGACGTTGCAGGTCCAGTTGCAACAACTGGCCGACGACGGCCTGGATCCCGCGAGCTATGGCCTGCCGGCCCAGGGCGCAGACCAGGGCGGTCATTGCGTCGACATCGCCACCAGCCAGCGCTATCTGCAGGCCTTGCATGACCTGCGTTTCGGCTATTTGCCCCAAGACCGGCTGGAGCCAGTATGGAGGGCCAACCCGCCGCCACAGGATCATCAGGCCGTGGTGCTCGCCATCGCCGGGCTAGGCCTGCAGAACGTCGCCGATGCCTTTGAACAGGCGCGGCCGAACCTGGACCTCTATCGCAACCTGCGCGACCTCTATGCCCGGCTGCGGCAACAGCCTTTGTCCAACTGGCAACCCGTGCCGGGTGGGCCGCTGCTGCAACCGGACAAGCAGGACGCCCGCGTACCCGCACTGGCCCAGCGACTGTTCAACGAAGGTTACCTGAGCGCGCCGCCGCTGCTTAGCGACGAGCACTACAGCCCCACGCTGGTAGACGCGATGAAAAGCTTCCAGGCCCAGCATTCGCTGCAGGCCGATGGGGTGGTGGGACCGTGGACCGTTACCGAGCTGAACATCAGCCCGGCCATGCGTCGCGAGCAGTTGCGCATCAACCTGGAGCGCATGCGCTGGCTGGCCCAGGACGTAGAAACCGACAGCGTCCTGGTCAACGTGGCGGCGGCCCAGTTGACGGTTTACCGAGGCGGCGCGCCGGTCTGGCAAACCCGCACCCAGGTAGGCCGTGCGCAACGGCAGACACCGTTGCTCAAATCCCATATCACCCGACTGACGCTCAACCCGAGCTGGACCGTACCCCCGACCATCATGCGTGAAGACAAATTGCCCGAGATCCGCCGTGATCCGGAGTTTCTCCGCCGCAACAACCTGCGGATCCTCGACAGTGATGGCCTGCCGTTGCAGGCGGAGGATGTCGACTGGGATCATCCGGGCAACCTCATGTTGCGCCAGGATCCAGGTCCGAAGAACCCGTTGGGCAAAATGGCGATCCGCTTTCCCAACCCGTTCTCGGTGTATCTGCATGACACACCGAGCCAGGCGCTGTTCAGCAAAGGTCCGCGGGCCTTCAGTTCGGGCTGTGTGCGAATCGAACAAGCGATGCACTTGCGCGACCTGCTGGTAAGCCCGGCCGAGCGTGCACGCACCGACACGCTACTGGCCACTGAGACGACCCATGAGTTCAGGCTGGCCCGGCCCGTGCCGATCCTGCTGGGGTACTGGACAGTACAAGCGGACAGTCAGGGCCAGGCGATGTATATCCCGGATATCTATGGGCGTGACGCCAGACTGTCTGCTGCCCATGGCCGCGCACTCTGA
- a CDS encoding murein L,D-transpeptidase catalytic domain family protein, translating to MLGLGAICSPALAEKKANSQTLYNSLSHVAPELNPLALKSALSAMQCALANGASQARHLAVIDYSQPSTARRLWIFDLRQKKLVLRDLVAHGQKSGENFATQFSNRLGSYQSSLGLFRTQESYQGAHGYSLRMDGLEPGFNDLARDRAIVIHAADYVNPLWSVRQGRIGRSQGCPAVRPQVARQVIDKLKGGQFMFSWYPDPRWLKRSAYLNCQPQQVASILATSGS from the coding sequence ATCCTGGGCCTGGGTGCCATTTGCAGCCCGGCGCTGGCGGAAAAAAAGGCGAATTCGCAAACGCTTTACAACAGCCTCTCCCACGTAGCGCCGGAACTCAATCCCCTGGCGCTCAAAAGTGCCTTGAGCGCCATGCAATGTGCGCTCGCCAATGGCGCCAGCCAGGCCCGCCACCTGGCGGTCATCGACTACTCGCAACCCTCCACGGCCCGTCGCCTGTGGATCTTCGACCTGCGCCAGAAGAAGCTGGTATTGCGCGACCTGGTGGCCCACGGGCAAAAATCCGGGGAAAACTTCGCCACGCAATTTTCCAATCGCCTGGGCAGTTACCAATCCAGCCTTGGCCTGTTTCGCACCCAGGAGAGCTACCAGGGTGCCCACGGCTATTCGCTGCGCATGGACGGCCTGGAGCCAGGCTTCAATGACCTGGCCCGTGACCGAGCGATCGTGATCCATGCCGCCGACTATGTGAACCCGTTATGGAGCGTGCGCCAGGGACGCATCGGACGCAGCCAGGGTTGCCCTGCCGTACGCCCCCAGGTGGCGCGCCAGGTGATCGACAAGCTCAAGGGTGGACAATTCATGTTTTCCTGGTACCCGGACCCAAGGTGGCTCAAGCGTTCGGCGTACCTCAACTGCCAGCCGCAACAGGTTGCCAGTATTTTGGCTACAAGCGGCAGTTAG
- a CDS encoding class I SAM-dependent methyltransferase, whose protein sequence is MNCVALQTLHVHLLTALESVPEETRRLFHGRGRCWPGLEQVTVDWLQGVVLVSLFKEPEPTQLDDLIATLLALTASPAWQHSQAHTLAVQHRYLPQSVTQWLVGEPIDEWTLTEDGLRYRIDLGKKQNNGLFLDMRYGREWVRANADGKRVLNLFAYTCGFSVAAIAGGAQHVVNLDMSRAALSRGRDNHRLNGHDLSQVSFLGHDLFKSWGKVINSGPYDLVIIDPPTFQKGSFLLTKDYQRVLRRLPELLTAHGTVLACSNDPATGSDFLIDGVTQQAPGLVFEKRLENPPEFPDVDLECGLKALVFQTTPGH, encoded by the coding sequence ATGAATTGCGTAGCCCTTCAAACCCTTCACGTCCATTTGCTGACAGCCCTGGAGTCGGTGCCAGAAGAAACCCGGCGCCTGTTCCACGGCCGCGGGCGCTGCTGGCCGGGCCTGGAGCAGGTCACGGTCGACTGGTTGCAAGGGGTGGTGCTGGTCTCGCTGTTCAAGGAGCCGGAACCCACGCAGTTGGACGACTTGATCGCCACGTTGCTGGCGCTGACTGCATCGCCGGCCTGGCAACACAGCCAGGCCCATACGCTGGCGGTGCAGCACCGCTACCTGCCGCAAAGCGTCACCCAATGGCTGGTGGGCGAGCCCATTGACGAATGGACCCTGACCGAAGACGGCCTGCGTTACCGGATCGACCTGGGCAAGAAGCAGAACAACGGCCTGTTCCTCGACATGCGTTATGGCCGCGAATGGGTACGGGCCAACGCCGATGGCAAACGGGTACTGAACCTGTTCGCCTACACCTGCGGCTTCTCGGTAGCGGCCATTGCCGGCGGCGCGCAACATGTGGTCAATCTGGACATGTCCCGCGCGGCCCTGAGCCGAGGCCGCGACAACCATCGCCTCAATGGCCACGACCTGAGCCAGGTGAGTTTCCTCGGCCACGACTTGTTCAAGTCCTGGGGCAAGGTGATCAACAGTGGCCCTTACGACCTGGTGATCATCGATCCACCCACCTTCCAAAAAGGCAGCTTCCTGCTGACCAAGGACTATCAGCGGGTATTGCGCCGCCTGCCGGAACTGCTGACAGCCCACGGCACAGTCCTGGCCTGCAGCAACGACCCGGCAACCGGTTCGGACTTCCTCATCGACGGCGTTACCCAGCAAGCGCCGGGGCTGGTCTTCGAGAAACGCCTGGAAAACCCACCGGAATTTCCTGACGTCGACCTGGAATGTGGCCTCAAGGCGCTGGTCTTCCAGACGACGCCTGGCCACTGA
- a CDS encoding leucine-rich repeat domain-containing protein, protein MSTQDTHVDFIQARLPIWLKRASRERQQRFKSLTQQLQRDSDALNARLVDLPAPETFTRNLLQVQPEIQAWPAVNGFGGAGDAIRRARVRRSPYSYEPSLSVVEAAMRNYAPDEAVTGSDFDNKGQLFIQGKPQEFRPWGVPSDTTLLPTTPAEFARLCRRMDAGGAYRKVLERRLPRIGGEVPAIASAYMAYARSLLTHDAYEAKLDGRLDETGERLLASVGIQLQARPVAPLACEVKSLELLSVPLFGARVYWGVQGDAQGVRPIVLHMPHDVVAPLKQFSSLQAMSAELTERVRRRSYRESLMRYLPLRLQAWLGAALHDQVEWEVDTHPNVIQEIYARITGWREGERGEDGGRIRVPMPKVSWSLIDLREAPWPACYHEWRAHAFANASALMVSTEAQDREALMARLAYWESLVERTLMLAATFFPFCAPIGMTAAAVGGVRLVYEIFEGIQAFNEGHAQEGIEHIFNVLFGIAQGAYLGFVGGTVEPMPVGDGSTRLWNGDVRPFEARRLPPVEAEQDAWGVWRTTNEAWVRIDDRYFEVQGTNDALDLRLPAGHQGVRPPLEWSRARGWQWAHRNPLQRGRLELLRNFAETPTELDDNTIFILQRQVGISDAHLRYLQVEGQPMPAILADALDEARCWQQVQYTIGRLLRNETPRAGHLRIVQTVAELPGWPSDLTLRYHDGVTLHSIGDMADTRSLYLYKADLEHDAWAERILAGLSTPEQTSLLGQASLSLSPLERSRLLAGRWGRYLQRNARRVVDAMTRSTEADPLAGPVARAFPGLPESIANELASQALGQDRVRLYDGRVGEGLGSRCAEALRELRLSRALRALDRGESGVDRDRIIMGLVGSAPQLKGQVRLRLFLRELENPLEAGETGPLKIIRQEGEQYRPFDDEGNELANALDLEDALLRALPDDARQALGLNIWQGATLRSWLLAQALDDRPGLRPYLLIKPLGSRGVRPQWLNGRLGYPFSGRGRLPLQVWSTSLQARLERLYPSHAGIELARLQEILAREASRQGLSVENLVTQRENQWTTLDQELHQWEIHEGLHHPAESGIEAETRRSLRQDVAAEIRRAWRRAPDPDQEGGEQSLRLVGHNIGRLPPISVRFEHVEELVLVNMGLSEDPSAFLRMFPNLDTLHLHDNSLTAVPMAASELPALIELSLSNNPLNMDADVFAPLLGADSALHVRMLHLSGISSGGEAGASAAMVAAIDRLSGLSSLRELVWADNLHFTPQELQAITALPRLRALDLVRCGLRLDEQGSAFLRRATGLEDLRLSGNNCRDLPDLPELVNLQELELSNTGLDRVPALVLTVLSRPSSDMLILDLRNNRIANIQDDLLPALVERPRDDTVGLWLDDNPLPSAQIQALRAMAPEAFRYTVDDWLYLSPDFQRALEVARDDPGDRRFIDWFSGALRDADVSSPVGVAFGDRQRAATVLRRYTGYQDAYSPLPELIGDFDQQLRQLRVRLQARSLDRQPPDLAELELHFSMFEAVQRARLAQRDVPFEGFLFEQYAFWTYGLAQRYPLAELHQAQMTRETFIDWLCDAQDTFNNNDQTARTGEMTWRPYLGLMSQDWSEGLAIWDVVDDDLVDAFSGPVNPSRWPQVLLDNLAHPDADLPSPLESFMQGDRIVWHRVGLEAVADVDWATNQPVTLTEDQLRRTMAIYRSLKSREVEALVRRITTELVSAWWTTGAR, encoded by the coding sequence GTGTCCACTCAAGATACCCATGTCGATTTTATCCAGGCCAGACTACCCATCTGGCTGAAACGAGCGTCGCGAGAACGACAGCAGCGCTTCAAGAGCCTGACCCAGCAATTGCAGCGCGACAGCGACGCACTCAACGCACGGCTTGTCGACCTGCCCGCGCCGGAAACCTTCACGCGCAACCTGCTGCAGGTCCAGCCGGAAATACAGGCCTGGCCTGCGGTGAATGGCTTCGGCGGTGCTGGCGACGCCATACGCCGGGCAAGGGTCAGGCGCAGCCCCTACAGCTATGAGCCCTCGCTGTCGGTGGTGGAAGCGGCCATGCGCAATTACGCGCCCGACGAGGCGGTCACTGGCAGCGATTTCGACAACAAGGGCCAGTTGTTCATTCAGGGAAAGCCGCAAGAGTTCCGCCCATGGGGCGTGCCGTCGGACACTACCCTGTTACCCACGACCCCGGCCGAATTCGCGCGTCTGTGCCGGCGCATGGATGCCGGCGGCGCTTACCGCAAGGTGCTTGAACGGCGTCTGCCGCGCATTGGCGGCGAAGTACCTGCCATCGCCAGCGCCTATATGGCGTATGCACGCAGCCTGCTCACTCATGACGCCTACGAGGCGAAGTTGGACGGGCGCCTCGATGAAACCGGTGAGCGGCTGCTGGCCTCTGTCGGCATTCAACTTCAAGCCCGGCCCGTTGCGCCTTTGGCCTGTGAGGTCAAGTCGCTGGAACTGTTGTCGGTCCCGCTGTTCGGTGCCCGGGTGTATTGGGGCGTGCAAGGAGACGCCCAAGGCGTGCGCCCGATCGTCCTGCACATGCCCCATGATGTGGTGGCACCGCTCAAGCAATTCAGCAGTTTGCAAGCCATGTCCGCTGAATTGACCGAGCGGGTACGCAGACGCAGCTATCGAGAAAGCCTGATGCGCTACCTACCGCTGCGTTTGCAGGCCTGGCTGGGAGCGGCCCTGCATGATCAGGTGGAGTGGGAGGTGGATACTCACCCCAACGTGATCCAGGAAATCTATGCCCGTATCACGGGATGGCGCGAGGGCGAGCGGGGCGAGGACGGCGGCCGTATTCGGGTACCTATGCCCAAGGTATCCTGGAGTTTGATTGATCTGCGAGAGGCGCCCTGGCCGGCCTGTTATCACGAATGGCGTGCCCATGCCTTTGCCAATGCCAGTGCGCTGATGGTCTCCACCGAGGCCCAGGACCGGGAGGCGCTGATGGCGCGCCTCGCTTACTGGGAAAGCCTTGTCGAGCGCACGCTCATGCTCGCGGCGACGTTCTTTCCGTTCTGCGCGCCCATCGGCATGACGGCGGCAGCGGTCGGGGGCGTGCGGCTGGTGTATGAAATCTTCGAAGGTATCCAGGCGTTCAATGAAGGTCATGCCCAAGAAGGTATCGAACATATCTTCAACGTTTTATTCGGGATCGCCCAAGGTGCCTACCTGGGTTTCGTCGGTGGGACGGTGGAACCGATGCCTGTGGGTGACGGCTCCACACGCCTGTGGAATGGCGATGTCCGGCCTTTTGAAGCCAGGCGCTTGCCTCCTGTGGAAGCGGAGCAAGACGCCTGGGGTGTCTGGCGCACGACCAACGAGGCGTGGGTGCGAATCGATGACCGCTACTTCGAGGTCCAAGGCACGAACGATGCCTTGGACCTGCGCCTGCCGGCGGGGCATCAAGGCGTGCGGCCGCCCCTGGAATGGAGCCGTGCCCGTGGTTGGCAATGGGCACATCGCAACCCATTGCAACGGGGCCGCCTGGAACTGCTGCGCAACTTCGCCGAGACGCCGACCGAACTGGATGACAATACGATCTTTATCCTGCAGCGCCAGGTCGGCATCAGCGATGCGCATCTGCGTTACCTGCAAGTAGAGGGGCAGCCGATGCCGGCGATACTCGCCGATGCACTGGATGAGGCAAGGTGTTGGCAGCAAGTGCAGTACACCATTGGACGGCTACTGCGCAATGAAACACCACGAGCCGGGCATTTGCGCATCGTCCAGACGGTTGCGGAGTTGCCGGGTTGGCCCAGCGACCTGACGTTGCGCTACCACGATGGCGTGACCCTGCATTCCATTGGAGACATGGCCGACACGCGCTCGCTCTACCTGTACAAGGCGGACCTGGAACATGACGCCTGGGCGGAGCGTATCCTGGCGGGGCTGAGCACGCCTGAACAGACCTCATTGCTGGGCCAAGCCAGTCTCAGTTTGTCGCCTTTGGAGCGCAGTCGGCTGTTGGCCGGGCGCTGGGGCCGGTATCTGCAACGCAATGCACGGCGGGTGGTCGACGCCATGACCCGTTCCACTGAGGCCGATCCACTGGCCGGCCCTGTGGCCCGGGCTTTCCCAGGCTTGCCCGAATCCATCGCCAACGAGCTTGCCAGCCAGGCCCTTGGCCAGGACCGGGTGCGCCTGTATGACGGACGGGTGGGAGAGGGCTTGGGCTCTCGATGCGCCGAAGCCCTGCGCGAGCTGCGCCTGAGCCGCGCCTTGCGGGCCCTGGATCGCGGTGAAAGTGGTGTTGATCGGGATCGCATCATCATGGGCCTGGTCGGTAGCGCTCCCCAACTAAAAGGCCAGGTGCGCCTGCGCCTGTTTTTGCGCGAGCTTGAAAACCCGCTGGAGGCGGGGGAAACAGGGCCGTTGAAAATCATTCGCCAGGAAGGCGAACAGTACCGCCCTTTTGACGATGAGGGTAATGAGCTGGCCAATGCCCTGGACTTGGAAGATGCCTTGCTCAGAGCGCTGCCGGACGACGCTCGCCAGGCGCTTGGCTTGAACATCTGGCAGGGCGCCACGCTTCGCAGTTGGCTGCTCGCACAAGCCCTTGATGATCGACCAGGCCTGCGTCCCTATTTGCTGATAAAACCCCTGGGGTCTCGTGGCGTCCGTCCGCAATGGCTGAACGGGCGCTTGGGTTACCCATTCAGTGGGCGTGGACGGCTTCCGTTGCAGGTTTGGAGTACAAGTCTGCAAGCGCGTCTCGAGCGACTCTATCCCAGCCATGCCGGAATAGAACTGGCGAGGCTTCAAGAGATCCTGGCCAGAGAGGCCAGTCGCCAGGGCTTGAGCGTGGAGAACTTGGTCACCCAACGGGAAAACCAATGGACCACGTTGGATCAGGAGCTGCATCAATGGGAGATCCATGAGGGCCTTCACCACCCGGCCGAGAGCGGTATCGAGGCCGAGACGCGGCGCTCGTTGCGCCAGGACGTTGCGGCAGAAATTCGCCGTGCCTGGCGACGCGCACCGGATCCGGACCAAGAGGGCGGCGAGCAGTCGTTGCGGCTGGTGGGCCACAACATCGGCCGCTTGCCGCCGATCAGTGTGCGGTTCGAACATGTAGAAGAGCTGGTACTGGTGAACATGGGGCTGAGCGAGGACCCTTCGGCATTCCTGCGGATGTTCCCCAATTTGGATACGCTGCACCTGCACGACAACAGCCTCACCGCGGTGCCCATGGCTGCCAGCGAATTGCCAGCGCTGATAGAGCTGTCACTGAGCAACAATCCGCTCAATATGGACGCGGATGTATTTGCTCCTTTGCTCGGTGCCGATTCTGCGCTGCATGTGCGGATGTTGCATCTATCGGGGATCAGCAGCGGCGGGGAGGCCGGGGCCAGTGCAGCCATGGTCGCGGCCATCGACCGTCTGAGCGGATTGTCCTCCCTGCGTGAGCTGGTATGGGCTGACAACTTGCATTTCACGCCCCAGGAGTTACAAGCCATCACCGCCTTACCCCGGTTGCGTGCATTGGACCTGGTGCGCTGCGGTTTACGCCTGGACGAGCAGGGCAGTGCGTTCCTGCGCAGGGCCACTGGCTTGGAGGACCTGCGTCTGAGCGGCAACAATTGCCGGGACCTGCCGGACTTGCCGGAACTTGTAAACCTGCAGGAACTGGAGCTTTCCAATACCGGGCTTGATCGAGTGCCGGCGTTGGTCTTGACGGTCTTATCGAGACCTTCATCCGACATGCTTATCCTGGACCTCAGGAACAATCGTATCGCCAACATTCAGGATGACCTGCTGCCTGCCCTGGTCGAGCGCCCAAGAGACGATACCGTTGGGCTGTGGCTGGACGACAATCCGTTGCCAAGCGCACAAATCCAAGCCCTTCGGGCAATGGCGCCGGAAGCTTTCCGCTACACCGTCGACGACTGGCTGTATCTCTCCCCCGACTTTCAGCGGGCCCTGGAAGTTGCTCGCGACGACCCCGGAGACCGACGATTCATCGACTGGTTCTCCGGCGCTCTGCGAGACGCCGATGTAAGCTCGCCCGTCGGGGTGGCCTTCGGGGATCGCCAGCGGGCTGCTACTGTTTTGCGGCGCTATACCGGGTATCAGGACGCTTATTCGCCCTTGCCGGAACTGATCGGGGACTTCGACCAACAACTGAGGCAGCTGCGCGTGCGCCTGCAAGCGCGTAGCCTGGACCGACAACCGCCAGATCTTGCTGAGCTGGAACTGCATTTCTCAATGTTCGAAGCGGTCCAGCGCGCTCGTCTCGCGCAACGCGACGTACCTTTTGAAGGCTTCCTGTTCGAGCAGTACGCCTTCTGGACTTACGGGCTGGCGCAGCGCTATCCGCTAGCCGAGCTGCATCAGGCGCAAATGACCCGCGAGACTTTCATTGATTGGCTCTGCGATGCCCAGGACACCTTCAACAACAATGATCAAACCGCCCGTACCGGAGAGATGACCTGGCGGCCCTATCTGGGGCTGATGTCCCAGGACTGGTCCGAAGGGCTGGCGATCTGGGATGTGGTCGATGACGATTTGGTGGATGCGTTCAGTGGGCCGGTGAATCCATCCCGTTGGCCCCAGGTTCTGTTGGATAACCTGGCGCACCCGGATGCCGACCTGCCCAGCCCGCTGGAGTCGTTCATGCAGGGTGACCGCATCGTCTGGCACCGCGTGGGCCTGGAGGCCGTAGCGGATGTGGATTGGGCCACAAACCAGCCGGTGACGCTCACTGAAGATCAGTTGCGACGTACCATGGCGATCTACCGCTCGCTCAAGAGTCGGGAGGTCGAAGCATTGGTGCGCCGGATAACCACTGAGCTGGTCAGCGCCTGGTGGACGACGGGAGCGCGGTAG
- a CDS encoding LysR family transcriptional regulator: MTHPVLSRSLFNRLRYKHLHMLVALSASQNLHRASQSLNMSQPAATRMLHEIEDMFGCDLFERLPRGMRPTALGQELIRFAELALSGLDRCAEDLLARQQGGYGYLSIGTIMGAAPDLVMDSIARIKALNPQLRIRIMGDTSDQVIQLLEQGRIDLAIARRNAATDSEHYAFEQLGNERLLVVVHAGHPLARRKKLALAELVSDWPWILQPETSPARIGLDQALQRLALPTPADIIECSSVYSMQQLIQLTDAIMVLSETALRDYLKMGLVVALPVALDVQLAPFGLLRRKGEPVSRELGLFIDLLRSRAGEKAAY; this comes from the coding sequence ATGACCCATCCCGTGCTGTCCCGCAGCCTGTTCAACCGCCTGCGTTATAAACACCTGCACATGCTGGTGGCCCTGAGCGCCAGCCAGAACCTGCATCGCGCCTCCCAGAGCCTGAACATGTCGCAACCGGCGGCGACCCGGATGCTGCACGAGATCGAGGACATGTTCGGTTGCGATCTGTTCGAGCGCCTGCCCCGGGGGATGCGCCCGACCGCCCTGGGCCAGGAGTTGATCCGTTTCGCCGAGTTGGCCCTCAGCGGCCTGGACCGCTGCGCCGAAGACCTGCTGGCGCGCCAGCAGGGCGGTTACGGCTATTTGTCGATCGGCACCATCATGGGCGCCGCGCCGGACCTGGTGATGGACTCCATCGCCCGCATCAAGGCCCTCAACCCACAACTGCGGATCCGCATCATGGGCGACACCAGCGACCAGGTGATCCAGTTGCTGGAACAGGGCCGCATCGACCTGGCCATCGCCCGGCGCAACGCGGCCACCGACAGTGAGCACTACGCGTTCGAACAGTTGGGCAACGAACGCTTGCTGGTGGTGGTCCACGCCGGCCACCCCCTGGCGCGACGCAAGAAACTGGCGCTGGCCGAACTGGTCAGCGACTGGCCGTGGATCCTGCAACCGGAAACCAGCCCGGCGCGCATCGGCCTCGATCAGGCGTTGCAACGCCTGGCGCTGCCAACGCCGGCGGACATCATCGAGTGCAGCTCGGTGTATTCCATGCAGCAACTGATTCAACTGACCGACGCGATCATGGTGCTCTCGGAAACCGCCTTGCGCGATTACCTGAAGATGGGCCTGGTGGTGGCGTTGCCGGTGGCGCTGGATGTGCAACTGGCGCCATTCGGGTTGCTGCGCCGCAAGGGCGAACCGGTGAGCCGGGAGTTGGGCTTGTTCATTGATCTGCTGCGCAGCCGGGCGGGTGAAAAAGCGGCGTACTGA